One segment of Ipomoea triloba cultivar NCNSP0323 chromosome 12, ASM357664v1 DNA contains the following:
- the LOC115998787 gene encoding protein FAR1-RELATED SEQUENCE 5-like has product MKTFLCSKAGSKSKKNSSVKAYSKIDLRTGCGAYIQFDVDGNGVWTVTKHEKAHNHKLSTKDKSHLLRSHRRVGNNQLSYLRDLKKSGVALADGIRFLKHQSGGSPLVGFTNRDAYNSLASEYLKSLDETDSNSLIEIFRRRQCNEPDFFFDFEDGD; this is encoded by the exons atgaagacatttttgtgctCCAAGGCTGGTAGTAAGTCCAAGAAAAACAGTAGTGTTAAggcgtattcaaagattgatttaaggacgGGGTGTGGCGCATATATTCAGTTCGATGTAGATGGTAATGGGGTGTGGACAGTAACAAAACACGAGAAAGCTCATAACCACAAGCTAAGCACTAAAGACAAGAGTCACCTACTTCGTTCGCACAGAAGAGTGGGAAACAATCAACTTTCATACTTAAGAGACTTAAAGAAGAGTGGGGTTGCCTTGGCGGATgggataaggtttttgaaacatcagTCAGGAGGGTCTCCACTCGTTGGGTTTACCAATCGAGATGCTTACAATTCATTGGCATCTGAGTATTTGAAGAGCTTGGATGAAACTGATTCGAATTCGTTGATTGAAATATTCAGGAGGAGGCAGTGTAATGAGCCTGActtcttttttgactttgaa GATGGTGATTGA
- the LOC115999807 gene encoding sm-like protein LSM8 encodes MSGGPGLESLVDQTISVITNDGRNIVGILKGFDQATNLILDESHERVYSTKEGVQQLVLGLYIIRGDNISVVGELDEELDANLDLSKLRAHPLKPVVH; translated from the exons ATGTCAGGTGGACCGGGGCTTGAATCTCTTGTTGATC AAACTATATCAGTAATTACCAATGATGGACGAAATATAGTG GGAATTTTGAAAGGATTTGACCAGGCCACAAACTTAATTCTTGATGAATCTCATGAAAGGGTGTATTCAACCAAG GAAGGTGTACAACAACTTGTCTTAGGCCTTTACATCATAAGAGGGGACAATAT TAGCGTTGTCGGGGAATTAGATGAAGAGCTGGATGCAAACTTGGATTTGTCAAAACTGAGAGCTCATCCTTTAAAACCAGTTGTCCACTGA
- the LOC115998128 gene encoding ATP-dependent zinc metalloprotease FTSH 6, chloroplastic-like, whose amino-acid sequence MKMSSAALSLSVSHPPICKSHHDSHPKLPNKENPCPRTPLEAKLNRRKLLQNTGLSLLLSARRANAETEAPSDASSSRMSYSRFLEYLDQGAVKKVDLFQNSNGSFAVVEIQNPNLNKIQRVKVQLPGLPKELLRKLKEKEVDFGAYPMEINVIASLLDLLGNLAFPLLLIASSLLLRSSSSNGPGGPNLPFGLGRSKAKFQMEPNTGITFDDVAGVDEAKRDFQEIVEFLKTPEKFTAVGAKIPKGVLLVGPPGTGKTLLAKAIAGEAGVPFFSLSGSEFIEMFVGVGASRVRDLFNKAKQNSPCLVFIDEIDAVGRQRGTGIGGGNDEREQTLNQLLTEMDGFTGNTGVIVIAATNRPDVLDQALLRPGRFDRQVTVGLPDIRGREEILKVHSSNKKLGKDVSLSVIAMRTPGFSGADLANLMNEAAILAGRRGKDKITSTEIDDSIDRIVAGMEGTKMTDGKSKILVAYHEIGHAICASLTPGHDAVQKVSLIPRGQARGLTWFLPGEDPTLVSKQQLFARIVGGLGGRAAEEIIFGEPEITTGAAGDLQQVTQIARQMVTMFGMSEIGPWALLDPSAQSGDLVLRMLARNQMSEKLAEDIDASVRQIIEKAYEIAKNHIKNNREAIDKLVEVLLEKETLTGDEFRAILSEFTQIPSINMVNNKPVRELIEA is encoded by the exons ATGAAAATGTCATCAGCAGCCCTATCTCTATCTGTTTCCCACCCCCCAATCTGCAAATCCCATCATGACTCTCATCCCAAACTCCCCAACAAGGAAAACCCCTGCCCGAGAACACCATTAGAAGCAAAACTGAACAGAAGAAAGCTGTTGCAGAACACTGGGCTGAGCCTGCTATTATCTGCAAGAAGAGCAAATGCAGAAACTGAAGCCCCATCAGATGCAAGCTCGAGTCGAATGTCGTATTCGAGATTCTTGGAGTATTTGGATCAGGGTGCTGTGAAGAAGGTGGATTTGTTTCAGAATAGTAATGGGAGTTTTGCAGTGGTGGAGATACAGAACCCCAATTTGAATAAGATCCAGAGAGTGAAGGTTCAGTTGCCTGGGCTGCCAAAAGAGCTGCTCAGGAAACTGAAGGAGAAAGAAGTAGACTTTGGTGCTTATCCTATGGagataaatgtcatagcttctCTCCTTGATCTGCTTGGGAATTTAGCATTCCCTTTGCTTTTGATTGCCAGCAGCTTACTGTTAAGAAGCTCCTCTTCCAATGGCCCTGGTGGCCCAAATTTGCCTTTTGGACTAGGAAG GAGCAAAGCAAAGTTCCAGATGGAGCCGAATACAGGGATAACATTCGATGATGTAGCAGGAGTTGATGAGGCGAAGCGAGACTTTCAAGAAATCGTGGAGTTCTTAAAGACTCCCGAGAAATTCACAGCAGTTGGGGCAAAGATCCCAAAGGGTGTGCTCCTAGTTGGGCCACCTGGCACAGGAAAGACATTGCTTGCAAAAGCCATTGCAG GAGAGGCTGGGGTTCCGTTCTTCTCGCTCTCAGGTTCGGAGTTCATTGAGATGTTTGTAGGGGTGGGGGCTTCAAGAGTGAGGGACTTGTTCAACAAGGCAAAGCAGAACTCACCTTGCCTAGTCTTCATTGATGAAATAGACGCGGTTGGGCGGCAGAGAGGCACTGGCATTGGTGGAGGGAATGATGAGAGAGAGCAAACTCTTAACCAGTTGCTCACAGAAATGGATGGGTTTACAGGCAACACGGGGGTCATTGTTATTGCTGCTACAAACAGACCTGATGTTCTTGATCAAGCTTTGCTTAGACCAGGAAGATTTGATAGACAG GTTACTGTTGGATTACCAGATATAAGAGGCAGGGAAGAAATCCTAAAGGTGCACAGCAGCAACAAGAAGCTAGGCAAAGATGTATCTCTGAGTGTGATAGCCATGAGAACCCCTGGGTTCAGTGGAGCTGATCTTGCCAATCTCATGAACGAGGCTGCCATTCTTGCTGGCAGAAGAGGAAAAGACAAGATTACTTCCACAGAAATTGATGATTCAATCGACAGAATCGTAGCAGGAATGGAGGGAACAAAAATGACAGATGGAAAGAGCAAGATTTTAGTTGCATACCATGAAATTGGACATGCCATCTGCGC GAGTTTGACACCAGGTCATGATGCAGTGCAGAAAGTGTCGCTGATCCCTCGAGGCCAAGCCCGGGGCCTAACATGGTTCCTCCCCGGAGAAGATCCAACTTTAGTTTCGAAGCAGCAGCTCTTCGCCAGAATCGTGGGCGGGCTAGGCGGCCGAGCAGCAGAGGAAATCATTTTTGGTGAACCAGAAATCACTACTGGTGCAGCAGGGGACCTGCAACAAGTCACTCAAATAGCAAGACAG ATGGTGACAATGTTTGGGATGTCTGAGATTGGGCCATGGGCATTGCTGGATCCATCAGCACAAAGTGGAGATTTGGTGCTGAGAATGCTAGCAAGAAACCAAATGTCAGAGAAACTAGCAGAAGATATTGATGCATCAGTGAGGCAAATAATAGAAAAAGCATATGAGATAGCAAAGAATCACATCAAGAACAACAGGGAGGCCATTGACAAGCTAGTGGAGGTCCTCCTGGAGAAGGAGACTCTCACTGGGGATGAGTTCAGAGCAATTCTCTCTGAATTCACCCAAATCCCTTCAATCAATATGGTAAACAACAAACCGGTTCGCGAACTAATCGAAGCCTAA
- the LOC115998548 gene encoding protein ROOT PRIMORDIUM DEFECTIVE 1, protein MAIRILRKLSSKPPTSCSSAAAATVHLRCKTTSAEYVASRARDITFEKLMEKYKNLFRVIAIQDLILASRSNPRSVSVDFLNRLSQRLHLNRGATAFLRRYPHIFRIFYHTAKSQPYCALTETALEIARLEAQAIDSSIPLAVERLVRVLSMSLTKTVPLRAIFKLWKELGLPDDFESSVIAENSHLFALDDGNEPNTHVLKLVTEVPKDSLVAAVENWRIKECCGEDCSVDRTEILYSFKHAYPPGMRLKRDFKAKVKEWQGIPYIGPYEGFVTCVKKKMTKRQTMAKEKRAVGIVHEFLSLTVEKMVEVEKISHFRKWFGIDLNIRDLFLDHPGMFYLSTKGYRHTVFLREAYERGCLIEPNPVYDARRKLLHLVAMGHRGMSGGVSGAKRVSHGEEESELEEVENN, encoded by the coding sequence ATGGCAATTCGCATCCTGAGGAAACTAAGCTCTAAACCTCCTACCTCCtgctcctccgccgccgccgcaactGTCCATCTCCGCTGCAAAACCACCTCAGCCGAGTATGTAGCATCGAGAGCCAGAGACATAACCTTCGAGAAGCTCATGGAAAAGTACAAAAACCTCTTCAGAGTCATCGCAATCCAAGACCTAATCCTTGCTAGCCGATCCAATCCGCGATCCGTCTCCGTGGATTTCCTCAACCGCCTCTCTCAGAGGCTCCACCTCAACCGCGGCGCCACCGCCTTCCTCCGCAGGTATCCTCACATCTTCCGCATCTTCTACCACACCGCCAAGTCTCAGCCGTACTGTGCGCTCACTGAAACCGCACTGGAAATCGCCCGATTAGAGGCACAAGCCATCGATTCCTCAATTCCCCTTGCGGTGGAGCGATTGGTCAGGGTTTTATCAATGTCGCTCACTAAAACGGTGCCGCTCCGAGCTATTTTCAAGCTCTGGAAAGAGCTAGGGTTACCGGATGATTTCGAGAGCTCTGTAATCGCAGAGAATTCTCATCTTTTTGCACTTGATGATGGAAATGAACCTAACACTCATGTATTGAAACTTGTAACTGAAGTGCCAAAGGATAGCCTTGTTGCTGCTGTTGAAAATTGGAGGATCAAGGAGTGTTGTGGAGAGGATTGCAGTGTTGATAGGACTGAAATTCTCTATAGTTTTAAGCATGCTTATCCTCCTGGAATGAGGTTGAAGAGGGATTTTAAGGCTAAAGTTAAAGAATGGCAAGGGATACCATACATTGGGCCATACGAGGGATTCGTGACCtgtgtgaagaagaagatgactAAGAGGCAAACGATGGCGAAGGAGAAGAGGGCAGTAGGGATAGTTCATGAGTTCTTGAGTTTGACAGTGGAGAAGATGGTGGAGGTTGAAAAGATTAGCCATTTTAGGAAGTGGTTTGGGATTGATCTGAATATTAGGGACTTGTTTTTGGATCATCCTGGGATGTTCTACTTATCCACGAAAGGGTATAGGCATACTGTTTTTCTTAGAGAGGCTTACGAACGGGGTTGCCTAATCGAACCAAACCCTGTGTACGACGCTAGGAGGAAGCTTCTTCATCTTGTTGCTATGGGACATCGTGGGATGTCTGGAGGTGTTTCTGGAGCAAAACGAGTCAGCCATGGTGAAGAAGAGTCTGAATTGGAAGAGGTAGAAAATAATTAG
- the LOC115998058 gene encoding probable metal-nicotianamine transporter YSL7 — MDRSNGVTRRESELENGAAMEDVGAKRSDVEREREEDESVEKIFESEEVPSWRDQLTLRAFIVSFVLSILFAFIVMKLNLTTGIIPSLNVSAGLLGFFFLKTWTKLLHKSGLLKQPFTRQENTVIQTCVVASSGIAFSGGFGGYLFGMSSVVANQSTEANNSQNIKEPGLAWMIGYLFVVSFLGLFSVVPLRKIMIIDFKLIYPSGTATAHLINSFHTPKGAKLAKKQVRALGKFFTFSFLWGFFQWFFTSGGDCGFVNFPTFGLKAYEHKFYFDFSATYVGVGMICPYLINISLLLGAILSWGIMWPLIQDRKGHWYPANLGESSLHSLQGYRVFIAIAMILGDGLYNFCKVFGYTLYGLYNQFRNKSVLPVAAQSRAEPSLSIDDKRRTELFFKDQIPTWFAVTGYVAIAIISTISLPHIFPQLKWYYIVVIYIFAPILAFCNSYGAGLTDWSLPSTYGKLAIFTIGAWAGASHGGVLAGLAACGVMMNIVSTASDLTQDFKTGYMTLASPRSMFVSQIIGTAMGCVISPCVFWLFYKAFHDLGKPGSEYPSPNSLILRNIAILGVDGFSALPKNCLTLCYVFFIGAVAICGLRDAVGKKRARFIPIPMAMAIPFYLGSYFAIDMCLGSLILFVWRKMNKRKADAFAPAVASGLICGDGIWTLPQSILALAGVNPPICMKFLSRKDNVRVDKFLGS, encoded by the exons ATGGATCGCTCCAACGGCGTTACGAGAAGAGAATCTGAGCTCGAAAATGGCGCAGCAATGGAGGACGTTGGCGCCAAGAGAAGTGATGTtgagagagaaagggaggaGGATGAGTCTGTGGAGAAGATATTTGAGAGCGAAGAGGTGCCTTCATGGCGGGATCAGCTGACATTGAGGGCCTTCATCGTGAGCTTCGTGTTGAGCATTCTGTTCGCTTTCATTGTGATGAAGCTAAACCTCACCACTGGGATTATACCTTCCCTCAATGTCTCCGCCGGCCTCTTGggcttcttcttcctcaagacttGGACCAAATTGCTCCACAAATCAGGGCTTCTCAAACAGCCCTTTACCAGGCAGGAAAACACTGTGATTCAGACTTGTGTTGTTGCATCTTCAGGCATAGCCTTTAGCG GAGGTTTTGGCGGCTACCTGTTTGGCATGAGTAGTGTTGTTGCTAATCAATCAACAGAAGCAAACAATTCCCAGAACATTAAAGAACCAGGGCTGGCATGGATGATTGGGTATCTCTTTGTTGTCAGCTTTCTTGGACTCTTTTCAGTGGTTCCCCTTCGAAAG ATAATGATCATAGACTTCAAACTCATTTATCCAAGTGGCACTGCAACTGCTCACTTAATCAACAGTTTTCATACCCCAAAGGGAGCTAAGCTGGCAAA GAAACAAGTTAGGGCTCTCGGGAAATTTTTCACCTTCAGTTTCCTCTGGGGTTTCTTCCAGTGGTTTTTTACTTCAGGGGGTGACTGTGGATTTGTAAATTTCCCCACATTTGGGCTCAAAGCCTATGAACACAA GTTTTACTTTGATTTCTCGGCGACTTATGTGGGTGTTGGGATGATTTGTCCATATCTGATCAACATATCTTTGTTACTTGGTGCAATCCTTTCATGGGGGATAATGTGGCCTCTCATACAGGACAGGAAGGGACACTGGTATCCTGCAAATCTTGGGGAAAGCAGCCTTCATAGCTTGCAAGGTTACAGG GTTTTCATAGCAATTGCCATGATTCTTGGTGATGGTCTCTACAACTTCTGCAAAGTCTTTGGGTACACACTATATGGATTGTATAACCAATTTAGGAACAAATCAGTCCTCCCGGTTGCTGCACAATCTCGAGCTGAACCCTCTTTGTCGATTGATGACAAGAGAAGAACTGAACTTTTCTTCAAGGACCAAATCCCGACGTGGTTTGCAGTTACTGGCTATGTAGCTATTGCCATAATCTCTACAATATCACTTCCCCACATCTTCCCCCAACTGAAGTGGTACTACATTGTGGTGATCTACATTTTTGCGCCAATACTAGCCTTCTGCAATTCGTATGGCGCTGGCCTCACAGACTGGTCATTGCCATCTACTTATGGGAAGCTCGCAATCTTCACAATCGGGGCGTGGGCAGGGGCTTCTCATGGCGGTGTTCTTGCGGGTTTGGCTGCTTGTGGTGTCATGATGAACATTGTCTCCACTGCTTCAGACCTCACGCAGGACTTCAAGACGGGCTACATGACCCTGGCATCCCCTCGGTCCATGTTCGTTAGCCAGATCATTGGAACAGCAATGGGTTGTGTGATCTCCCCTTGCGTGTTTTGGCTCTTCTACAAGGCCTTCCACGACCTAGGCAAGCCCGGTTCAGAATACCCCTCCCCCAATAGTCTTATCTTGCGAAACATAGCCATCTTGGGGGTCGATGGCTTCTCCGCCCTGCCAAAGAACTGCCTCACACTCTGCTATGTCTTCTTCATTGGAGCTGTTGCCATCTGTGGTCTTAGGGACGCTGTGGGGAAGAAGAGGGCGCGGTTTATTCCCATCCCGATGGCAATGGCAATACCATTCTATCTCGGCAGCTACTTCGCCATCGATATGTGCTTAGGGAGTCTGATTCTGTTTGTGTGGAGAAAGATGAACAAGAGAAAGGCTGATGCTTTTGCACCAGCTGTGGCTTCTGGGCTAATCTGTGGTGATGGAATCTGGACCTTACCTCAATCAATTCTGGCTCTGGCTGGGGTGAATCCACCAATTTGTATGAAGTTTCTGTCAAGAAAAGACAATGTAAGGGTTGATAAATTCTTAGGTTCTTGA
- the LOC116000126 gene encoding probable metal-nicotianamine transporter YSL7 translates to MDRSTSVSRRDPYATSELQNGAAMGDNGAKRSEGEDIMSVEKMFESEAVPSWQSQLTFRAFIVSFVLSILFTFIVMKLNLTTGIIPSLNVSAGLLGFFFLKTWTKLLEKSGLLKQPFTRQENTVIQTCVVASSGIAFSGGFGSYLFGMSSVVAKQSTEANNAQNIKEPSLAWMIGFLFVVSFLGLFSVVPLRKIMIIDFKLIYPSGTATAHLINSFHTPKGAKLAKKQVRALGKFFSFSFLWGFFQWFFTAGDSCGFVNFPTFGLKAYENRFYFDFSATYVGVGMICPYLINVSVLLGAILSWGIMWPLIKDRKGHWYPADLSESSLHGLQGYRVFIAIAMILGDGLYNFCKVFGHTLYGLYHQFKNKSVLPVAGRSPNEPSLSIDDKRRTELFLKDQIPTWFAVAGYVVIAIISTISLPHIFHQLKWYHIVAIYVVAPVLAFCNAYGAGLTDWSLASTYGKLAIFTIGAWAGASHGGVLAGLAACGVMMNIVSTASDLSQDFKTGYMTLASPRSMFVSQIIGTAMGCVISPCVFWLFYKAFHDLGQPGSEYPAPYALVYRNMSILGVDGFSALPKNCLTLCYIFFAGAIVVNAIRDAAGKKRARFIPIPMAMAIPFYLGSYFAIDMCLGSLILFVWRKMNKRKADAFAPAVASGLICGDGIWTLPQSILALAGVNPPICMKFLSRKDNTRVDAFLGS, encoded by the exons ATGGATCGCTCCACCAGCGTTTCAAGAAGGGACCCCTACGCCACCTCCGAGCTCCAAAATGGCGCAGCAATGGGCGACAATGGCGCCAAGAGGAGTGAAGGAGAGGATATTATGTCCGTGGAGAAGATGTTCGAGTCTGAAGCGGTGCCTTCGTGGCAGAGCCAGCTGACTTTTAGGGCCTTCATTGTTAGCTTTGTCCTCAGCATTCTCTTCACTTTCATTGTCATGAAGCTTAATCTCACCACTGGGATTATACCTTCCCTCAATGTCTCCGCCGGGCTCTTGGGTTTCTTCTTTCTCAAGACTTGGACCAAATTGCTCGAGAAATCTGGGCTTCTCAAACAGCCGTTTACTAGGCAAGAAAACACTGTGATTCAGACCTGTGTTGTTGCGTCTTCCGGGATAGCATTTAGCG GAGGTTTTGGAAGCTACCTGTTTGGCATGAGCAGTGTTGTCGCTAAGCAATCAACAGAAGCGAACAATGCTCAGAATATTAAAGAACCGAGTCTGGCATGGATGATTGGGTTCCTCTTTGTTGTCAGCTTTCTCGGGCTTTTTTCAGTGGTTCCCCTTAGGAAG ATAATGATCATAGACTTCAAACTCATTTATCCAAGTGGCACGGCTACTGCTCACTTAATCAACAGTTTTCATACCCCAAAGGGAGCTAAGCTGGCAAA GAAACAAGTTAGGGCTCTCGGGAAATTTTTCAGCTTTAGTTTCCTCTGGGGTTTCTTCCAGTGGTTTTTTACTGCTGGGGATTCCTGTGGATTTGTAAATTTCCCCACATTTGGGCTCAAAGCTTATGAAAACAG GTTTTACTTTGATTTCTCGGCAACTTATGTGGGTGTTGGGATGATTTGCCCATATCTGATCAACGTATCTGTGTTACTTGGAGCAATCCTTTCGTGGGGGATAATGTGGCCTCTTATAAAGGACAGGAAGGGTCACTGGTATCCTGCAGATCTCAGTGAAAGCAGCCTTCATGGCTTGCAAGGTTACCGG GTTTTCATAGCAATTGCCATGATTCTTGGTGATGGTCTCTACAACTTCTGCAAAGTCTTTGGGCACACACTATATGGATTGTATCACCAATTCAAGAACAAATCGGTCCTCCCGGTTGCTGGACGATCGCCAAATGAGCCTTCGTTGTCGATTGATGACAAGCGAAGAACCGAGCTTTTCCTCAAGGACCAAATCCCGACGTGGTTTGCAGTTGCTGGCTATGTAGTGATTGCCATAATCTCCACGATTTCGCTCCCACACATCTTCCACCAGCTGAAGTGGTACCACATCGTGGCGATCTACGTGGTTGCACCAGTACTAGCCTTCTGCAATGCTTATGGCGCGGGCCTAACTGACTGGTCCCTGGCATCTACTTATGGAAAGCTCGCAATCTTCACAATCGGGGCATGGGCGGGGGCTTCACACGGAGGCGTTCTAGCGGGGCTAGCAGCTTGTGGTGTCATGATGAACATTGTTTCCACTGCCTCAGACCTCTCGCAGGACTTCAAGACGGGCTACATGACCCTGGCATCCCCTCGGTCCATGTTCGTTAGCCAGATCATTGGAACCGCAATGGGGTGCGTGATCTCCCCTTGCGTGTTTTGGCTCTTCTACAAGGCCTTCCACGACTTAGGCCAGCCCGGCTCAGAGTACCCCGCCCCCTACGCTCTCGTCTACCGCAACATGTCCATCCTCGGGGTCGATGGCTTCTCCGCCCTGCCAAAGAACTGCCTCACTCTTTGCTACATCTTCTTCGCTGGCGCCATCGTTGTCAACGCCATCAGGGACGCTGCGGGGAAGAAGCGGGCCCGCTTCATCCCCATCCCGATGGCAATGGCGATTCCATTCTATCTCGGCAGCTACTTCGCCATCGATATGTGCTTAGGGAGTCTGATTCTGTTTGTGTGGAGAAAGATGAACAAGAGAAAGGCTGATGCTTTTGCACCTGCTGTGGCTTCTGGGCTAATCTGTGGGGATGGAATTTGGACTTTACCTCAATCAATTCTGGCTTTGGCTGGGGTGAATCCACCAATTTGCATGAAGTTTTTGTCAAGGAAAGACAATACTAGGGTTGATGCATTCTTGGGTTCTTGA